From the Armatimonadota bacterium genome, the window ACGCTCAACGAGGCAGCGCGGGCGTTGCTAACAGCAGGCGCGGAAAGGGTGTTTGCCTACACGGTGGCGCATGAGCCGTTGTAGCATGGGCACCCTTGCAAAGCCCCACTCCCTCACGTTATACTGATACTACTGCAACCGTTCGGAAGGGGGTTGGCACGCATGGAGGAAAGATATCAACCGCAACAGATAGAACAAAAATGGCAGAAACGCTGGCAGGAAGCACAGCTATTTCGCGCGGAGGACTTCAGCCCGAAGCCCAAACTGTACGCACTGGACTTTTTCCCCTATCCTTCGGGTGACGGGCTGTCGGTCGGGCACTGTCGCAACTATATCCCCACCGATGCCTTCTGCCGCTATAAGCATATGAAGGGCTTTAACGTGTTGCACCCGATGGGGTGGGATGCGTTCGGTCTGCCCGCTGAGAACGAAGCCATCCGCAAACGCTCGCATCCCAGCAAGACGGTGCCGCGTTACATCGCCAACTACAAGCGGCAGATGAACATGATAGGTATCTCCTACGACTGGAGCCGTGAGATTAACTCCAGCTCGCCGGATTATTATAAATGGACACAATGGTTCTTCCTGCTGCTGTACAAGCGCGGGCTGGCGTACCGCTCCACTGCCCCCGCCAACTGGTGCCCATCCTGTAAAACGGTGCTGGCGAACGAAGAGGTAGAAGGCGGTGCGTGCTGGCGGTGCGGCAGCATCGTGGAGAAGCGTGACCTACCCCAGTGGTTCTTCAAAATTACCGACTACGCGGAGCGACTGCTGAACGACCTGGAGCTCATTAACTGGCCCGAAGGCATCAAGATGATGCAGCGCAACTGGATTGGGCGTAGCGAGGGCGTGGAGTTCCAGATGCAGGTCGCCGATGCCGAAGGCAGACCGTCGGACAAATCCTTCTGGGTGTTCACCACGCGCGTGGATACTACCTTCGGCATGTCGTTTGCGGTGCTGGCGCCCGAGCATCCTCTGGTGCGTGAGATTACCACCCCCGACCGACGCGAGGAAGTAGAAGCGTATATCGCCCGCAGCCAGCGTGAGACGGAGATTGAACGCCTCTCCACCGAGCGTGTGCGCGATGGCGTGTTCACCGGCGCATACGCCATCAACCCCGTTAACGGACAGCTGGTACCCATTTTCATCGCCGACTACGTGTTGATGGGCTACGGCACAGGCGCGATTATGGCAGTGCCCGCGCATGACGAGCGCGACTTCGACTTCGCCAAGCGCTACGGACTGCCCATCCCTGTAGTGATTGCTCCTCCCGGCTGGAACGGCGAACCGCTGGAGCAGGCATACACCGGCGAAGGCACAATGGTCAACAGCGGAGAGTTTAGCGGACTGCCCAGCGAAGAGGGCAAACAGCGTATCGCCGACTGGATGGAGGCGCAGGGTATCGGCAAACGACGCGTGAACTACCGCCTGCGCGACTGGCTCATCAGCCGACAGCGATACTGGGGTGCGCCCATCCCCATCATCCACTGCCCCAAGTGCGGGCAAGTGCCTGTTCCTGATGACCAGCTGCCCGTACTGTTGCCTGACGTGGAGCACTACGAGCCGACAGGCACGGGCAAATCGCCTCTGGCAAACATCCCGGAGTTTGTGAACACCACCTGCCCGCAATGCGGAAGCGCCGCCGAGCGCGAGACCGACACGATGGGCGGTTTCGCCTGTTCCTCGTGGTACTTCCTGCGCTTCGCCAGCCCGCACGAAACCGAACGCCCCTTCAATCCCGACGCGGTGCGCTACTGGCTACCTGTTGATGTGTACGTCGGTGGAGCGGAGCACGCGGTGATGCATCTGCTGTACGCCCGCTTCTGGGTAAAGGTGATGTACGACGCGGGGCTGGTGCACTTCGTGGAGCCGTTCCTCACCCTGCGCAACCAGGGCATGGTGCTGGCTCCTGACCCCGATAACCCCAGCGTGATGGTGAAGATGTCCAAATCTAAAGGCAACGTGGTCACGCCCGACTCGGTGGTAGAGCAACACGGCGCGGACACCCTGCGCCTGTACG encodes:
- the leuS gene encoding leucine--tRNA ligase, coding for MEERYQPQQIEQKWQKRWQEAQLFRAEDFSPKPKLYALDFFPYPSGDGLSVGHCRNYIPTDAFCRYKHMKGFNVLHPMGWDAFGLPAENEAIRKRSHPSKTVPRYIANYKRQMNMIGISYDWSREINSSSPDYYKWTQWFFLLLYKRGLAYRSTAPANWCPSCKTVLANEEVEGGACWRCGSIVEKRDLPQWFFKITDYAERLLNDLELINWPEGIKMMQRNWIGRSEGVEFQMQVADAEGRPSDKSFWVFTTRVDTTFGMSFAVLAPEHPLVREITTPDRREEVEAYIARSQRETEIERLSTERVRDGVFTGAYAINPVNGQLVPIFIADYVLMGYGTGAIMAVPAHDERDFDFAKRYGLPIPVVIAPPGWNGEPLEQAYTGEGTMVNSGEFSGLPSEEGKQRIADWMEAQGIGKRRVNYRLRDWLISRQRYWGAPIPIIHCPKCGQVPVPDDQLPVLLPDVEHYEPTGTGKSPLANIPEFVNTTCPQCGSAAERETDTMGGFACSSWYFLRFASPHETERPFNPDAVRYWLPVDVYVGGAEHAVMHLLYARFWVKVMYDAGLVHFVEPFLTLRNQGMVLAPDPDNPSVMVKMSKSKGNVVTPDSVVEQHGADTLRLYELFVAPFDQAIEWREEGVSGANRFLHRVWRLVLETIPHYHRDWKEKLQGAELTADERKLRRKTHQTIRKVGEDIEDFRFNTAVAAIMEWVNLMYDLKDALIASPAFSEAIHSLILVLAPFTPHIADELWERLGYEGFTYNQPYPEYDEAVAAAEELNIVVQVNGKLRDVLVVPVDTPQEELERLALASPKVQQFTNGKKVKKVIIVPNKLVNVVVG